The stretch of DNA CGAGCACCTGACGCTGCGGGAGCGCCTGGCACGCCTCAACACCCACTCCATCGCCAAGAAAACCACGCGCCTCAGCCGCCTGCTCCTGCACGAGGCCGGCATCGTGGCCAAGGTGGGCAGCCCTCACCCCCTGCCCTCACCCCCAGACCTGCTGCCCCTCCTTGGGTCCTTTCTGGGGCGTTTTGCTGCTCCTGAAGTGCCTCGGTAGCAGCACAGGGCCtttgctgcctcctgctcctccatcaTCCCAAGGACCAGTGGGAtagcagggaggcagggacacacctcagcccccagcccagagcattGCAGGGCAGCACTCAGCCCTCAAAGGACCTACAGGACCCTTGGGTCCCCccagcaacaggaaaaacacCCCAGTGttccccaccaccaccaccacaccaagagcccttgctgctgcctgcaccttTCCAGATTCATGGAGCCCCCCAGAgtctgctctgcctgtcccagccctgtgagctccgGGCAGGTGCCTGGCTGCTGTTTCAGCCCCCAGTGATGGGCATCAGCCCTGCCATGCTGGTGACCAGCTGCCTCTCTCCTTGCAGACCGAGGACAAGGAATATGACGACCTGGAAGAGAAGTTCCAGTGTGTGGCATCCAGTGTGGCCGCGCTGAAGGAGAACATGGCATCCTACCTGGGCCATTTAGAGGTAAAACCTTGACCACTGGCCAGGGGTTGGCAGCTGTTCCTTGGGATTGTGGAATTCTTTCAAGCCCTGTGCAAACCAGGAGCTGTTGGGGATGTTCAGGGATTTGCAGCTGAGCTGTTGTGTCAGGGAGTTGCACAACATCCAAGGATTGCTCAGGTCCAGGGTTtaaagcaaagctgaggcttTGACAACACTGTCTGAGCTGGTGTCACTTGAGAATAATCTGTCCTTAAAGTTATCATTATTTCAAGGTCTTAAATGATTGAAAGGGCCGGGTGTTGTTCAGCCTGGGAATTCTTGCTTTAATAACGTGTATAAGGCAGAAACGTCCCCAGATCAGGCCTGACAACAAATTGCCCTTCTGAAATCACCTGGGTCAGCAGCTGCTACGATTTTCTCATGGAAATCCCTTGGGGCATCTGAGGAAAATGAAAGTCTGAGCGCTGGCAGAACATGCAATCCCCAGACACGGCATTATCAGGGAAACCTCGGGAAGTGGCCAAGGTTCAGCAGCAATTCCTGGGCTGGAAAGACCTTGCAGGAAAAGACTGACAAGGGCTGGGCCCACACAGGGTTATTGGGGACGAGGAAAGGAGTGTGGTGCTTCCTCCCTTGCAGGCgttcctgctgcccaccccacagcagtgggagctgcagatgGACGAGGgacctgcccagcagcagcgccgcctggcagagctcctgcagggcaccGTGTTCCCAGAGTTTGTGAGTGCTCCTTCCCTGCACGCCTCCTTCAGCCCTCCCACCTCCTGCCAGGGCACCCCAGGGCCCTCACAGtcccccagagcccagcagagccaggagcaagCCACGAGATCCACCTGCAGTGCCTGAGAGATGAAgtgagggagcagctccagggaagaagggagggcagggacagagacacGGCAAGAGCACAGCTCCTGAGCCCATCCAGGGCTGGCATGAGCTGCAGGGTCTGTCTGAAGTGCATCCAGGGAGATGGGGAGGGGAGCAGAACACCCcgaggcagggcagagggccCTTAAATGGGACAGACACAGCTGAGACTGCCCTGAGCCATTCCAGGGTCCTGCCCGGCTGTTTCCATGGGGCACAGGTTTGGAATTGTGGACTGCTCCCTCCCAGGGGTTTGAGCTGGTTGGCATCCCGTGTGCCCTCAGGGAAAGATGTCCCAGGAGCTCCCCACTGCTCACAAACCCCTCCACAGCTCCCCAGgcctctcccctgcccctgagctggcagctgctcctctctggggCCCGCGTGGCAGCCGGGGCTCTCTCACCTCCCAGAGGCAGCGTGTGGACAGGCTGGTgtggcagcccctctgcagcctctcagaCATGCTGGAGGGGCCCCAGCAGCTGGTCAAGAAGCGCCTGGACAAGCTGCTGGACTACGAGGAGATCCAGGAGAGGAAGAGCGAGGTGGGCAGCGTCAGCTACGATGAGGAGGCAGCCATGAACACCTACCTGGCCATCAATGACCTGCTGGTGGCCGAGCTCCCCCGGTTCAACCAGGTGTccgtgcagctcctggggcagatCCTGCGCTCCTTCAGTGCCCTGCAGCTGGACTTGGCTGCCCAGGTGCTGCACCATGCAGaaaaggagctggagcaggtgaGTGGGACCCCTCAGGCACATGAGCTGAGCTAGAACTGCCTCCTCCAGGTTTGGGAGGTCTCTCAGACAGCAGGGCACTGAAGGTTTGCTGTGGCCCAGCTGCCCTTGCAGACACACATTTGTAAGGGTCTGTAAGGatctcccttccttcctgcctggggaAAGCCAAATTTTCTCTTCAGCACTGTCAGAAACTGTCCTGCTTTGTGTTTGTGGACACTGCTGGTGATTTATTGATGTGCTGCTGTCTGAGAGATCAGTGTGAACTCAGAGCTCCTGAGAGCCCcgtgccaggaaggcagggaggagagaggcagctccttcctcagcctcccccagccccatcccctgGGAGATACCTCCCACAACTCCTCACTGCTCGGGACTCCGAGCCTGATGTTTGTAAATACTGAGAGTGAGGGCTGTCAAAAGCCCTGGGGTGGAGGACAGCCCTGGCCTGAGCCAGGACCAGCAGGAGAACAAGGTGCAGCTCAAAGCCAGAGAGCTTTGATCCCCTGGGCAAGGTGCATTTAGTGGTCAGGTCTGGTCTCTTGCTTCCTCaccccttttcttcctcttgcttcCTTTCTGCCCCTACCCAGAGCTCTCCCTCTCCCGGGGCCCTCCCTGATCCCAGTGTGTCTCCACAGCTGCCCCACGGCCACATGCCCCTGCCCAGCTTCTGGAAGGTGGTGGAGGATGCCCTGCAGCAGTCGGGTGCTCAGCTCCGTGCCTTCTGCCAGGCCTTTGAGACCgtcacccccagccctggcacacaggtaggggctgggcagggcagggcacgtCTTAGGCCAGCTGGATAAATAGAGAGAGATTGGACTGTGGCTCCCCCGTGCACAGAATCTCTTGCTGGGGGAGGATGGCTCAGAACATGGCCCAGGGGTTGCCACAGCGTTTCCCCCAAGCCCCTGAGAGCAGCTGGCTGGGGATAACCAGGGATGaaagagctcagctctgctgcttctggaCACTCATCCCCAAAGCTGGGGGTGGAGCAGGGAGTGTGAAGGAGTTTCTCCTCTTAAGCTGGGCTGTGATCCTGCAGAAAGGAGAGCAGGAGTACCTGCAGGGCCTCAGTGCCCTGTGTCTCATGCTGTGTCTCGTGCTCCCCACAGCCTCTGACCCCTGCTGAGGAGAGGAAGGTCCTTTCCCTGGTGAGCAAGCACGGCCCAGACAAGCTTTACCAGGTCACCAGCAACATCAGTGGCAGCAGAGACTTGGACCTGACCTTGCTGAGGGGGCAGATcgtggctctgctgcagggcgCTGACACCAAGGGCAACACCAGCAGGTGGCTGGTGGATGCTGGAGGTACTGTGAGCACCGTGGGCAGCCTCTCCTCACCCTGGCCTCAGACTCACCTGAGTCACTGCCTTCCCCTGGGTGAAACAGCAGCCGTGGTCTCCTGGGTGCTCCCttcaggctgtgctcagcccagGGCCACCTCAGCTTTGCCATCAGCTCTGAGGTTCAGGTGCCCTGACTGATTCTCCAGGGGAGCACTGGTGAAGTGTCGTGGCTGGGAAAGGAGAATCCATGCACACAGAAATATGTGGGATTCCTTTTTTGACAGGGATTTCTCCTGGATATCCCCtagctggagcagggctggtgtgCTGTGCCAGACAGCAGCCAAAATGTCactcctgcctcctgcagccagccctgcgtGTGCCAGGCAGCAGGGCCCGTGATCTGTGTGTGTCCGTGTCCTGCAGGTCCCCGAGGGTTTGTTCCTGCTGCCAAACTCCGGCCCTACAGCCCAGCACAAGtccagcagcctgagctgcagctgctgaccCTGGACAGTGGCACAGAGAAAAGGAGACATTCCTATCAATTCCCTGAAGCTCCCAGGCCACAGGTGGCCACCTTCACCCCAACCTTCCAGGTGAGAGTGGGGGACACCCCCGGGGCCATTTCTAGCAACCCCAGCGGCTCCCTGCTCGTCCTTGTGTGGGTGGGAAGGTGGACCTGCTTTTCCAGGTGTcctccctgctggcaccagggtgggcagggcaAGAGCACTGTCCTTGGTgggtccccagcccctccgtccgtggcactgctggggctgtccAAATGCAGCCCTCACAATGGCCCAAATAGCAGGAGACGCTCCTCGTGATAAACCTGAGGACCGAGCAGTGCATCTGCCTCGAGATGTGATTTCAGATATCTCAGAACTGCCTGTCCTGCCACATCCTTCCCCTGCTGactcccagctccagcaagggcctcctccctccttccttccctgccttccccaggtGGTCGCCGGCTTCTCCTTCGCAGCCAGGAGCCCGCAGGAGGTgaccctgcaggcagggcagcccgtgctgctgctggagccccaCGACAAGAAGGGGAGCACGGAGTGGAGCCTGGTGGAGGTGAACGGCCAGAGGGGCTATGTGCCCTCCAGCTACCTGGTGACCGTGCCCGTGCAGGACCCCGCGGGCTGGAGCCTGCCCGTGTGAGCGTGGCCAGCCCGCACTGAGGGCACGGAGTGGCAGCAGCCAGCGTGGCACCGAGGGCACCCCGCAGGAGATGCTGGAGGGAGGCAGCCCCCGGCTGGGAAGGTGGTGGGAGGCACCTGGGGGACACGGCCCAGGGACGTGGGCACGAGGATGGCACTCGGGAGGCGCCTTTTGACGGGAGGTGTGAGGGTGCCGGGCCCCGTGTGTGTGTTGgcacaaagcaaagcagcagcagggagtgaGGGCAGGTGGCTGCAGTTATCCAGGGGTTTACTGAAACCCCTGCACGTGGCAAATGTGTCCTGGGGGTGGTGAGGCAGCGTCGTCCCTGGTTAGAGCAGGactgagcagcagaggagcagaactgCAGAGGGGTCCTCAGCCAGGCATGGGGCACCTGGGCACCTGGGCAGTGAGCACC from Prinia subflava isolate CZ2003 ecotype Zambia chromosome 16, Cam_Psub_1.2, whole genome shotgun sequence encodes:
- the ARHGEF37 gene encoding rho guanine nucleotide exchange factor 37 isoform X2, coding for MASAEPGAEDAAEAEDAAEAEEAVYEVMPCDKMELSQRLAVEELITTEASYVHNLQLCVWDIRAHLQGKQLPELDLEGLFSNIDDVLHVSRRFLEGLEATVGQGQEQLLCISTLFQEFKEEMETVYKTYCASYDHALQLVESYRRDPRLQEEILDTLNATVPHTGASDLSFFLVMPVQRVTKYPLLLGKILENTPSSARAHSALQAAARAMAQVNANINEYKRRREVATKYNKAEHLTLRERLARLNTHSIAKKTTRLSRLLLHEAGIVAKTEDKEYDDLEEKFQCVASSVAALKENMASYLGHLEAFLLPTPQQWELQMDEGPAQQQRRLAELLQGTVFPEFRQRVDRLVWQPLCSLSDMLEGPQQLVKKRLDKLLDYEEIQERKSEVGSVSYDEEAAMNTYLAINDLLVAELPRFNQVSVQLLGQILRSFSALQLDLAAQVLHHAEKELEQLPHGHMPLPSFWKVVEDALQQSGAQLRAFCQAFETVTPSPGTQPLTPAEERKVLSLVSKHGPDKLYQVTSNISGSRDLDLTLLRGQIVALLQGADTKGNTSRWLVDAGGPRGFVPAAKLRPYSPAQVQQPELQLLTLDSGTEKRRHSYQFPEAPRPQVATFTPTFQVVAGFSFAARSPQEVTLQAGQPVLLLEPHDKKGSTEWSLVEVNGQRGYVPSSYLVTVPVQDPAGWSLPV
- the ARHGEF37 gene encoding rho guanine nucleotide exchange factor 37 isoform X1; the encoded protein is MGDLSLLLVARGGVSPVLPRCPLPSRGVPCPPGVSPALHPQLLRAQRTGGRMDGAHREGGTGGRCRLWDRLFWRAGARCRCRCGRGRCARGQPVPAGPAASLPLPAGVRRDRPARLPPTACACRGRDRRGRAPWAGSALLGSSPARDHPLPGIIPCPGSPCPPGAAALSPPAGAAARPGTATCATPPARQCPAEMASAEPGAEDAAEAEDAAEAEEAVYEVMPCDKMELSQRLAVEELITTEASYVHNLQLCVWDIRAHLQGKQLPELDLEGLFSNIDDVLHVSRRFLEGLEATVGQGQEQLLCISTLFQEFKEEMETVYKTYCASYDHALQLVESYRRDPRLQEEILDTLNATVPHTGASDLSFFLVMPVQRVTKYPLLLGKILENTPSSARAHSALQAAARAMAQVNANINEYKRRREVATKYNKAEHLTLRERLARLNTHSIAKKTTRLSRLLLHEAGIVAKTEDKEYDDLEEKFQCVASSVAALKENMASYLGHLEAFLLPTPQQWELQMDEGPAQQQRRLAELLQGTVFPEFRQRVDRLVWQPLCSLSDMLEGPQQLVKKRLDKLLDYEEIQERKSEVGSVSYDEEAAMNTYLAINDLLVAELPRFNQVSVQLLGQILRSFSALQLDLAAQVLHHAEKELEQLPHGHMPLPSFWKVVEDALQQSGAQLRAFCQAFETVTPSPGTQPLTPAEERKVLSLVSKHGPDKLYQVTSNISGSRDLDLTLLRGQIVALLQGADTKGNTSRWLVDAGGPRGFVPAAKLRPYSPAQVQQPELQLLTLDSGTEKRRHSYQFPEAPRPQVATFTPTFQVVAGFSFAARSPQEVTLQAGQPVLLLEPHDKKGSTEWSLVEVNGQRGYVPSSYLVTVPVQDPAGWSLPV